Part of the Juglans regia cultivar Chandler chromosome 14, Walnut 2.0, whole genome shotgun sequence genome, TCATCCATGACTATGCATATGCTTGCTTCTCTTCAGGCTTCACAGAATTCTGGTTCATGGAAGAAAAACATTTCTAGTATTATACGGTCACCAAGAGTTGTGAGCAAACACTGGTTGGAAGCTGAAGAAGATAACATTACACTCAAGGCATTGAAATTGTGCAACCGTTCAAAAGTAAGTCTGAGGACTAACTAGTTAAGTACTATTTGGTTCAGCCTTCAAGAAAAGCTTTCTGTCATCCATCACTATGGATATGTCTGCTTCTCTTCAGGCTTCGCCGAATTCTGGTTCATGGAAGAAAAACATTTCTAGTATTATACGGACACCAAAAGTTGTGAGCAAACATTGGTTGGAAGCTGAAGAAGATAACATTACACTCAAGGCATTGAAATTGTGCAACTGTTCAAAAGTAAGTATGAGGACTAACTAGTTAAGTACTATTTGGTGAAACAAAACTTCTTTTCTCCTGTTATTTTATGCTGTAAACAAACCTTTGTGCCTTTGTGCCTTTTCAGCCTTCAAGAAAATCTGGTTCAAGGAAGAAATTTGTTTCTAATAAAGGGGTTAATACTTCAATGCTTGATTGTGCCAGCCCACCAGCAAAGATAAACTGGGTTCTTTCTGGTCCTGGTGGTGGTAATGTATGGAGTGCTTTCATCAATGAATCTATTGTCCCAGATTCTGTAAAGCAAAAATGGTCTGAGAAATTTATAACAACCATCCATGCATGAATTTAATGACCAAGTTTTCGAGGTATTTTAGTTCTCCAAAGCTTTATAATCCTCAGCACAGTGTTGcttccattttcttcacctCATGGAGCATACTCCTTTCCAGAATTATAACTTCTGTTGATTTTCAAACTTTGTAATCCCATCATTTGTAAATTTGTTATTGAGAACTTGTGCATATTTATGATGTAGGCATATATCTAGAAACACTTGCAACATGAACACGACGAATGCATCCATTAGGAGGCAATAAACATCTAGCCTCCCATGGAAATGAAATCATGGAAGTCCATTTTACATGATTCAAATGGAGTCCTTATTGTTCTGTCATATCATGTTTTTTTATGGCATTAGTGTAATGCAGGCGTGAGGTTCAAGGTGTTGAGGCATAAGCCTTTTGGACTTTAtgttcaaaaatatattatgttaaagAATTACTAGAAAACAGGAATTAcataa contains:
- the LOC118344474 gene encoding methyl-CpG-binding domain-containing protein 7-like; this encodes MQIRDCTIWSTSPFKLPDDWVIKEKPRSNINYACVIDKLYIEPETGQQFRSLKAVERYVTEAKENTATPKASQNSGSWKKNISSIIRSPRVVSKHWLEAEEDNITLKALKLCNRSKASPNSGSWKKNISSIIRTPKVVSKHWLEAEEDNITLKALKLCNCSKPSRKSGSRKKFVSNKGVNTSMLDCASPPAKINWVLSGPGGGNVWSAFINESIVPDSVKQKWSEKFITTIHA